Proteins encoded in a region of the Pseudomonas sp. PDNC002 genome:
- a CDS encoding exo-alpha-sialidase: MDDRLLVATRKGLFTFQRGADGWQESRRDFIGEPLSTVLADPRDDTLYAALNLGHFGCKLWRQRAGEDWLEVAVPTYPPQPDPLPEPAEGEAPPAPWTLQQIWCLETGGAAEPGVLWAGTIPGGLFRSNDGGDSWELNRPLWDVPERSRWMGGGYDWPGIHSVSVDPRDSQHLTVAVSCGGVWQSDDGGANWRVTTAGMYADYMPPELREEGAIQDPHRLVHCPAQPDRLWVQHHNGIFTSTDGGSRWNDVQVEPSSFGFAVAVHPTRPDTAWFVPAVKDVCRIPVDARFVVTRTRDGGATFDVLDSGLPQGAAFDLVYRHGLAIDDDGACLAMGSTTGGLWLSENGGDHWQCLSANLPPIYCVRFG; the protein is encoded by the coding sequence ATGGATGATCGACTGCTGGTGGCGACCCGCAAGGGGTTGTTCACCTTCCAGCGTGGCGCGGACGGTTGGCAGGAAAGCCGCCGCGACTTCATCGGCGAACCGCTCAGCACGGTGCTCGCCGACCCGCGCGATGACACTCTTTACGCCGCCCTCAACCTCGGCCACTTCGGCTGCAAGCTCTGGCGCCAACGCGCCGGTGAGGATTGGCTGGAGGTCGCCGTGCCGACCTATCCGCCGCAACCCGACCCGTTGCCCGAACCCGCGGAAGGTGAAGCGCCGCCCGCGCCCTGGACCCTGCAGCAGATCTGGTGCCTGGAAACCGGCGGCGCTGCCGAACCCGGCGTGCTCTGGGCTGGCACCATTCCTGGCGGCCTGTTCCGCAGCAACGACGGCGGCGACAGCTGGGAGCTGAACCGTCCGCTCTGGGATGTGCCCGAGCGCTCGCGCTGGATGGGCGGCGGCTATGACTGGCCGGGCATCCACTCGGTCAGCGTCGACCCGCGCGACAGCCAGCACCTGACCGTCGCCGTGTCCTGCGGCGGCGTGTGGCAGAGCGACGATGGCGGTGCCAACTGGCGCGTCACCACCGCCGGCATGTACGCCGACTACATGCCGCCGGAGCTGCGCGAAGAGGGCGCCATCCAGGACCCGCACCGCCTGGTGCATTGCCCGGCACAGCCGGATCGCCTCTGGGTGCAGCACCACAATGGCATCTTCACCTCGACCGATGGCGGCTCGCGCTGGAACGACGTACAGGTCGAGCCCTCGAGCTTCGGTTTTGCCGTTGCCGTCCACCCGACCCGGCCGGACACGGCGTGGTTCGTTCCGGCGGTGAAGGACGTCTGCCGCATTCCGGTGGACGCCCGCTTCGTCGTCACCCGTACCCGCGATGGTGGCGCCACCTTCGACGTGCTCGATAGCGGCCTGCCCCAGGGCGCCGCCTTCGACCTGGTGTATCGCCACGGCCTGGCCATCGACGACGACGGCGCCTGTCTGGCGATGGGCTCCACCACCGGTGGCCTGTGGCTGTCGGAGAACGGCGGGGACCACTGGCAATGCCTGTCCGCCAACCTGCCGCCGATCTACTGCGTGCGCTTTGGCTGA
- a CDS encoding MoaD/ThiS family protein — protein MCRIAFAPSIQRHVPIEERELTADTLSGALEMVFAEAPKLRGYLLDDQGGLRRHLTIFIDGLRLRDRARLSDALTADSEVYVVQALSGG, from the coding sequence ATGTGCCGTATCGCCTTTGCCCCGTCGATCCAGCGCCATGTTCCCATCGAGGAGCGCGAGCTGACGGCGGACACCTTGTCCGGCGCATTGGAAATGGTGTTTGCCGAGGCGCCGAAGCTGCGCGGCTACCTGCTGGATGACCAGGGCGGATTGCGCCGGCACCTGACGATCTTCATCGATGGGCTGCGCCTGCGGGACCGCGCCCGCCTCAGCGATGCGCTGACAGCGGACAGCGAGGTCTATGTGGTGCAGGCCTTGAGCGGTGGGTGA
- a CDS encoding glutamine synthetase family protein, whose translation MNFASVQEAQYFLAQNPDIEMVELFILDANGVPRGKLLHREELLAVYQSGRPLPSTILGLTVHGEDVEDSGLVWDVGDIDCRAYPLAGSLVRLPWRQIPTAAVQVSMHPEEGKPADIADPRHVLIRVIDGLKADGFHPVMACELEFYLLDAKRDANGRPQPALDADGGRPRATQVYGLRELEQIEPFLADLYAACKAQGIPARTAISEYAPGQVEITLEHGDALVAMDQAVRYKRLVKGVAHKHGMQACFMAKPFDDLAGTGMHMHVSLADAEGNNLFASEDPAGTPLLRQSVGGMLKSLLDSLLLFCPNANSYRRFQANSYAPLAPTWGCDNRTVSLRVPGGPANTRHVEHRICGADANPYLAAAAILAGIHRGIREEIDPGAPVEGNGYAQAKELLPTDWLTSLRALERSSWARDALGHEFLGVYLKVKQAEYRQFMGEVGEQDWRWYLTQA comes from the coding sequence ATGAATTTCGCCTCCGTGCAAGAAGCCCAGTATTTCCTGGCCCAGAACCCCGATATCGAGATGGTCGAGCTGTTCATCCTCGACGCCAACGGCGTGCCGCGCGGCAAGCTGCTGCACCGCGAGGAACTGCTCGCCGTGTACCAGTCCGGCCGGCCGCTGCCCAGCACCATTCTCGGCCTCACCGTGCACGGCGAGGATGTGGAGGATTCCGGGCTGGTCTGGGATGTGGGCGATATCGATTGCCGCGCCTATCCGCTGGCCGGCAGCCTGGTACGCCTGCCCTGGCGGCAGATTCCCACGGCGGCGGTGCAGGTCAGCATGCACCCCGAGGAAGGCAAGCCGGCCGACATCGCCGACCCGCGCCACGTGCTGATCCGCGTGATCGACGGTCTGAAGGCCGATGGCTTCCATCCGGTGATGGCCTGCGAGCTGGAGTTCTACCTGCTGGACGCCAAGCGCGATGCCAATGGCCGCCCACAACCGGCGCTGGACGCCGACGGTGGCCGCCCGCGCGCCACCCAGGTGTATGGCTTGCGCGAACTGGAGCAGATCGAGCCGTTCCTCGCCGACCTCTATGCCGCCTGCAAGGCCCAGGGCATTCCGGCGCGCACGGCGATTTCCGAATACGCGCCGGGCCAGGTGGAGATCACCCTGGAGCACGGCGATGCGCTGGTCGCCATGGACCAGGCTGTGCGCTACAAGCGTCTGGTGAAGGGCGTGGCGCACAAGCACGGCATGCAGGCCTGCTTCATGGCCAAGCCGTTCGACGATCTGGCCGGCACCGGCATGCACATGCACGTGTCCCTGGCCGACGCCGAGGGCAACAACCTCTTCGCCAGCGAAGACCCTGCCGGCACTCCACTGCTGCGCCAGTCCGTGGGCGGCATGCTGAAAAGCCTGCTCGACTCGCTGCTGCTGTTCTGCCCCAACGCCAACTCCTACCGCCGTTTCCAGGCCAACAGCTACGCGCCGCTGGCGCCGACCTGGGGCTGCGATAACCGCACCGTGAGCCTGCGCGTGCCGGGCGGCCCGGCGAATACCCGGCACGTCGAGCACCGCATCTGCGGCGCCGATGCCAACCCGTACCTGGCTGCTGCTGCGATCCTCGCCGGCATCCATCGCGGCATCCGCGAGGAGATCGATCCGGGCGCACCGGTGGAAGGGAACGGTTACGCCCAGGCCAAGGAGTTGCTGCCCACCGACTGGCTCACTTCGCTGCGCGCGCTGGAGCGCTCCAGCTGGGCGCGTGACGCGCTGGGGCACGAATTCCTTGGCGTCTACCTGAAGGTCAAGCAGGCTGAGTACCGCCAGTTCATGGGCGAGGTCGGGGAGCAGGACTGGCGCTGGTATCTGACGCAGGCGTGA
- a CDS encoding FAD-binding oxidoreductase: MNAALNPATPAPERAKSYYSASLNEETNYPTLQGEVNVDIAIIGGGFTGVATAVELAERGYKVAIVETNKVGWGASGRNGGQVTGSLSGDSAMEKQMRQWLGDDVDDFIWHLRWRGHEIIKSRVEKYGIQCDLKFGHLHAAMKQSHMDELKATFDDAKRRGMGDEISLLDGAGVRAHLESDLYCGAIKNTRNMHLHPLNLCIGEAKAAASLGTLIFEHSEVLDIIHGPRPAVVTSSGRINAAQVMLAGDVYHKLERKQLKGMIFPAMGGIVTTKPLGELAKRINPQDLAVYDCRFVLDYYRMTGDGRLLFGGGANYSGRDSRDIAGELRPCIERTFPALKGVDIEFQWSCAMGIVMNRIPQLGKLSENVWYCQGYSGHGVATTHIMGEIMATAMTGDLEKFDTFAQCKHIRVPMGDVFGNPMLAAGMWYYQMMEKLR, translated from the coding sequence ATGAACGCTGCACTGAACCCCGCCACTCCCGCCCCCGAGCGCGCGAAGTCCTATTACTCCGCGAGCCTCAACGAAGAGACCAACTACCCCACGCTGCAAGGCGAGGTGAACGTCGACATCGCCATCATCGGCGGCGGCTTCACCGGCGTCGCCACCGCCGTGGAATTGGCCGAGCGCGGCTACAAGGTCGCCATCGTCGAGACCAACAAGGTCGGCTGGGGCGCCAGCGGGCGCAACGGCGGGCAGGTCACCGGCAGCCTCTCCGGCGACTCCGCGATGGAGAAGCAGATGCGCCAGTGGCTCGGCGACGACGTCGACGACTTCATCTGGCACCTGCGCTGGCGCGGCCACGAGATCATCAAGAGCCGCGTGGAGAAATACGGCATCCAGTGCGACCTGAAGTTCGGCCACCTGCACGCGGCGATGAAGCAGTCGCACATGGACGAACTGAAGGCCACCTTCGATGACGCCAAGCGCCGCGGCATGGGCGACGAGATCAGCCTGCTGGACGGCGCCGGCGTGCGCGCGCACCTGGAAAGTGACCTGTACTGCGGCGCGATCAAGAACACCCGCAACATGCACCTGCACCCGCTCAACCTGTGCATCGGCGAAGCCAAGGCCGCCGCCAGCCTGGGCACGCTGATCTTCGAGCACTCCGAGGTGCTGGACATCATCCACGGCCCGCGCCCGGCGGTGGTCACATCCAGCGGACGGATCAATGCCGCGCAGGTGATGCTGGCCGGCGACGTCTACCACAAGCTGGAGCGCAAGCAGCTCAAGGGCATGATCTTCCCGGCCATGGGCGGCATCGTCACCACCAAGCCGCTGGGGGAGCTGGCCAAGCGCATCAACCCGCAGGACCTGGCCGTCTACGACTGCCGCTTCGTGCTCGATTACTACCGCATGACCGGCGACGGCCGCCTGCTGTTCGGCGGCGGCGCCAACTACTCGGGCCGCGACTCGCGCGACATCGCCGGCGAACTGCGCCCGTGCATCGAGCGCACCTTCCCGGCGCTCAAGGGCGTGGACATCGAGTTCCAGTGGAGCTGCGCCATGGGTATCGTGATGAACCGCATCCCACAGCTGGGCAAGCTGTCGGAGAACGTCTGGTACTGCCAGGGCTACTCCGGCCACGGCGTGGCGACCACCCACATCATGGGCGAGATCATGGCCACGGCGATGACCGGCGACCTGGAGAAGTTCGACACCTTCGCCCAGTGCAAGCACATCCGCGTGCCGATGGGCGACGTGTTCGGCAACCCGATGCTGGCGGCGGGCATGTGGTACTACCAGATGATGGAAAAGCTGCGCTGA
- a CDS encoding LysR substrate-binding domain-containing protein: MRFPSMTALRVLDAVARLGSLSGAASELSLTRSAVSHQLHSLEDCLGIPLTERVGRGIVLTYHGECFARETQRALAILNEARRFANAEEVSGRLCVSCTPGFATYWLCHQIGKFQRAHPQVELNLVSPRVPDDVSDRDVDLFIAYGVGDWTDLHVDLIATLDTFPVCSPSLINSVGGLDSPEDLASLPFLHMVDHSDWLLWTAAAGVKNLNVRNGIVFSDAHLVQSAAIAAQGVAMGDALVSGDAMAKGQLVRLFNVAIEPPNRYYFVTDPAKSERPDVRAFKAWMKAELRMSEQFRQNARHALIGE; encoded by the coding sequence ATGCGTTTCCCCTCGATGACCGCCCTGCGCGTGCTGGACGCCGTCGCCCGTCTGGGCAGTCTGTCCGGCGCAGCCAGCGAGCTGAGCCTGACCCGCAGCGCCGTCAGCCACCAGTTGCACAGCCTGGAAGACTGCCTGGGCATCCCGCTCACCGAACGGGTTGGCCGCGGCATCGTGCTGACCTACCACGGCGAGTGCTTCGCCCGCGAAACCCAGCGCGCCCTGGCGATCCTCAACGAGGCGCGGCGCTTCGCCAATGCAGAGGAAGTCTCCGGCCGCCTGTGCGTGAGCTGCACGCCGGGCTTCGCCACCTACTGGCTGTGCCACCAGATCGGCAAGTTCCAGCGCGCCCATCCGCAGGTGGAGCTGAACCTGGTCTCGCCGCGGGTACCCGACGACGTCAGCGACCGCGACGTCGACCTGTTCATCGCCTACGGTGTGGGCGACTGGACCGACCTGCACGTGGACCTGATCGCCACCCTCGACACCTTCCCGGTGTGCAGTCCGTCGCTGATCAACTCGGTGGGCGGCCTCGACTCGCCGGAAGACCTCGCCAGCCTGCCCTTCCTGCACATGGTCGATCACTCCGACTGGCTGCTGTGGACCGCGGCCGCCGGGGTGAAGAACCTCAACGTGCGCAACGGCATCGTCTTCTCCGACGCGCACCTGGTGCAGTCGGCGGCCATCGCCGCGCAAGGTGTCGCAATGGGCGATGCGCTGGTCAGCGGCGACGCCATGGCCAAGGGGCAACTGGTGCGCCTGTTCAACGTCGCCATCGAGCCGCCCAATCGCTACTACTTCGTCACCGACCCGGCCAAGTCCGAGCGCCCCGACGTACGGGCCTTCAAGGCCTGGATGAAGGCCGAGCTACGGATGTCCGAACAGTTCCGCCAGAATGCGCGCCATGCGCTGATTGGTGAGTGA
- a CDS encoding ABC transporter ATP-binding protein produces MERQPQLRAIGIGKSYGSFNALDGVNIDVQQGEFLTLLGPSGSGKTTFLMILAGFQDPSRGRLEEGGADITKRPAEKRNFGMVFQGYALFPHMSIEDNVAFPLKIRGVKAEERNRRVRHMLDVVGLGEHLGKRPGELSGGQQQRVAIARALVFEPDMLLLDEPLSALDKNLREQLQAELQRIHRQVGTTFVFVTHDQNEALALSTRIAIFNRGQLAQVDAPEVIYNQPNNRFVAEFLGKMNLFPLSQVGRAGELACGRFGEAELRASYSPALQADAPLLAVRPEHMQLHSAPPQVNGHNVVQAVLTAKTYQGASTELCLGAGAEGKLPMSLAVHADHQASRLEHGSKVWLSWPIEKSLLLA; encoded by the coding sequence GTGGAGCGACAGCCCCAACTCCGTGCCATCGGCATCGGCAAGAGCTACGGAAGTTTCAACGCGCTGGATGGCGTGAACATCGACGTCCAGCAGGGTGAGTTCCTCACTCTCCTCGGCCCGTCGGGCTCCGGCAAGACCACCTTCCTGATGATCCTCGCCGGCTTCCAGGACCCGTCCCGCGGTCGTCTGGAGGAAGGCGGCGCCGACATCACCAAGCGCCCCGCCGAGAAACGCAACTTCGGCATGGTGTTCCAGGGCTACGCCCTGTTCCCGCACATGAGCATCGAGGACAACGTCGCCTTCCCGCTGAAGATCCGTGGCGTGAAGGCCGAGGAACGCAACCGTCGCGTACGCCACATGCTCGACGTGGTCGGCCTCGGCGAGCACCTGGGCAAGCGTCCGGGCGAGCTTTCCGGCGGCCAGCAGCAACGTGTGGCCATCGCCCGCGCCCTGGTCTTCGAGCCGGACATGCTGCTGCTCGACGAACCGCTCTCCGCCCTCGACAAGAACCTGCGCGAGCAACTGCAGGCCGAACTGCAGCGCATCCACCGCCAGGTCGGCACCACCTTCGTCTTCGTCACCCACGACCAGAACGAAGCGCTTGCCCTGTCCACCCGCATCGCCATCTTCAACCGTGGCCAACTGGCCCAGGTCGATGCGCCGGAAGTCATCTACAACCAGCCGAACAACCGCTTCGTCGCTGAATTCCTCGGCAAGATGAACCTCTTCCCGCTCAGCCAGGTGGGCCGCGCCGGCGAGCTGGCCTGCGGACGCTTCGGCGAGGCCGAACTGCGCGCCAGCTACTCCCCCGCCCTGCAGGCCGACGCTCCGCTGCTGGCGGTACGCCCCGAGCACATGCAGCTGCACAGCGCACCGCCGCAGGTGAACGGCCACAACGTGGTGCAGGCCGTGCTGACCGCCAAGACCTACCAGGGCGCCAGCACCGAGCTGTGCCTGGGTGCCGGCGCCGAAGGCAAGTTGCCCATGAGCCTGGCCGTACACGCCGACCACCAGGCCTCGCGCCTGGAGCACGGCTCGAAGGTCTGGCTGAGCTGGCCCATCGAGAAAAGCCTGCTGCTGGCCTGA